A stretch of the Theileria equi strain WA chromosome 1, complete sequence genome encodes the following:
- a CDS encoding hypothetical protein (encoded by transcript BEWA_027910A), giving the protein MSDISLLKQESITAVGIWKKSHSVVPYHSGATFHRLAEVKRHKILAISTEETIFALLRTNFILIDRESDQILLAKDIFKRIEDSNDTETLLRVHVYLSLQRIGKFPISDNIIVATPADIDIEEYIKRFKCTKHEKIELHQLLDAFKTYYESSTLRLNGRYSSVECIWCYITGH; this is encoded by the exons ATGTCGGATATCAGCTTATTGAAGCAGGAATCAATCACAGCCGTTGGcatatggaagaaaagtCACTCTGTTGTTCCGTACCACAGCGGCGCCACGTTTCATAGGCTTGCAGAGGTAAAACGCCACAAAATCCTCGCTATAAGCACTGAAGAAACAATATTTGCATTGCTTCGGACAAATTTTATCTTGATAGATCGAGAAAGTGACCAAATCTTACTCGCAAAagacatttttaaaagaATCGAGGATTCTAACGACACTGAGACTCTACTCAGGGTTCATGTATACTTATCACTGCAAAGGATTGGTAAATTCCCTATATCAGACAATATAATTGTTGCAACTCCCGCCGACATCGACATTGAAGAATACATCAAGAGATTCAAATGTACAAAACACGAAAAGATAGAACTACATCAGTTATTGGATGCCTTCAAAACCTATTATGAGTCATCCACATTGCGATTAAATGG CCGATACTCCAGCGTTGAGTGTATTTGGTGCTATATCACAGGACACTAG
- a CDS encoding hypothetical protein (encoded by transcript BEWA_027890A), whose product MHSAGCGCKAEHELASSYVCLREYLNIPGIRVFNSNVNPNDGGIIFKRYSERLSSPEISSDEDESELLFTVPFTQPCDIGNLLIINESEGPLEVKLYVNRPEIDFSDIETVTPTQKLSVPPDIHGSYIHLLSVAKFKNVENLAIYLESKDKEVKVRYIGLRGRVLDTIKGVVDANYEVIPVGKFSQVISDLKNLRTIQ is encoded by the exons ATGCACTCAGCCGGCTGCGGATGTAAAGCTGAGCATGAATTAGCATCAAGTTATGTATGTTTGCGCGAATATCTGAATATACCTGGAATCCGAGTATTTAACAGCAACGTG AATCCAAACGACGGTGGAATTATCTTCAAAAGGTATTCGGAACGTCTAAGTTCACCGGAAATATCCAGTGACGAGGACGAAAGTGAGCTTTTATTCACAGTTCCGTTCACTCAACCCTGCGATATCGGGAATCTACTCATAATAAACGAAAGCGAGGGACCTCTTGAAGTAAAATTGTACGTGAACAGACCAGAGATCGATTTTAGTGACATAGAGACCGTGACTCCCACCCAGAAATTGTCTGTACCGCCAGACATACACGGATCTTATATACATTTACTCAGTGTTGCCAAGTTTAAAAACGTTGAGAATCTAGCGATATATCTGGAGTCCAAGGATAAGGAAGTAAAAGTGCGCTATATTGGCCTTAGAGGTCGTGTTTTGGATACAATCAAGGGCGTTGTTGATGCAAATTACGAGGTTATCCCGGTTGGAAAATTCAGCCAGGTCATTTCAGATTTAAAGAACTTAAGGACTATACAGTAG
- a CDS encoding hypothetical protein (encoded by transcript BEWA_027920A) — protein MVKDFIVTIKGGFYASGLNLLDKAKVTCNLRREVSFEKIRYSKLANIFVNGYKKLNSPGKRKVRFQWDQVKKTIERPFVKNNVSISSSDDEIQDNNGDSTDHSSTEPEEDVNKVELEDKGTPYTLETATKDIHEPEPKSIINSISPEKQEQVDDELQLPLMITDIPRYTLENDKLVVDEKKNTSVENCQSEDASEVNEEIIVSEDKTTIGVEFLGECLNAKPEPAGGLQKTALTVISRSSLENYSSDETIIIDDDISECSDNGVTASSFYCYYIPIRFKPKGCIKSAK, from the coding sequence ATGGTCAAAGATTTTATTGTAACTATAAAGGGTGGATTTTATGCCAGTGGATTAAACTTGTTGGATAAAGCCAAGGTCACATGCAACTTGCGAAGGGAGGTCAGCTTCGAGAAGATAAGGTACTCAAAACTCGCAAATATATTCGTtaatggatataaaaaGCTAAATTCACCCGGAAAAAGGAAAGTGAGGTTCCAATGGGACCAAGTAAAGAAGACTATCGAAAGACCATTTGTGAAGAACAATGTTTCAATCTCATCATCAGATGATGAAATACAAGataataatggagattcAACGGACCATTCATCCACGGAACCTGAAGAAGATGTGAATAAAGTTGAACTCGAAGATAAAGGAACTCCTTATACCCTGGAGACCGCTACCAAGGATATCCATGAACCGGAACCTAAAAGCATAATAAACAGCATTTCACCAGAGAAACAAGAGCAGGTAGATGACGAACTTCAACTTCCTCTGATGATAACTGATATACCAAGATATACACTCGAAAATGATAAGTTGGTAgtagatgaaaagaaaaataCATCTGTAGAGAATTGCCAATCAGAAGATGCCTCTGAGGTAAATGAGGAAATTATTGTTTCAGAAGACAAAACTACAATAGGAGTTGAATTTTTGGGGGAATGTCTAAATGCTAAGCCGGAGCCTGCGGGAGGGCTCCAGAAAACAGCCCTTACAGTAATCAGCCGGTCATCGCTCGAAAATTATTCGAGTGACGAAACTATCATTATTGATGATGATATCTCAGAGTGTAGTGATAATGGTGTGACAGCAAGCAGTTTCTATTGCTACTACATTCCCATAAGGTTTAAGCCAAAGGGATGCATAAAGAGTGCAAAATGA
- a CDS encoding hypothetical protein (encoded by transcript BEWA_027930A), which produces MEGQVRQVGNDSLPGTRKIDENHRFVFTLITISIDAILSTSLLTEKVFRCPNFANKCNVVYLSSGLTSFVLASFFFSLNFTTLMVYGWLLVPCKIAIVLVGMFGNGMIARNLFILCYGINGALKALILQSCTYVISRHFTNSAFAVLYSGYPGGSILIGVVQYLLEHAIEVESIEDMRFCLVLCHLVQAVTATAALVWITYLYANYHEKTPNHKNVDHELGTNRCEPVSLFSKAKKFLKALSTVHYFFPRFLLQVEATIIRYFFYPCLIPFLLEISDNAKLIITLAYNFCDFVGMIVYSGINEKIDPLARRLSQPRLLFVFLRDVYLHIIGLVCVGTASFVILASWIKIDFIAKSPTVLFFITVFICFAIGSLSSRAVNGCFPLVEYYSTQTKDDGSRIFGDEILKMDNIINDVVVFLDYSSCVLASSLSNMIEQIILNHRGIQITT; this is translated from the coding sequence ATGGAAGGCCAAGTTAGACAGGTAGGGAATGATTCGCTCCCTGGCACTAGGAAGATTGACGAAAATCACAGATTTGTGTTTACTCTTATTACAATATCGATCGATGCTATTTTGAGCACTAGTTTGCTAACGGAAAAGGTCTTTAGGTGTCCAAACTTTGCCAACAAATGTAACGTTGTGTATTTGTCGTCTGGATTGACTTCATTCGTCCTGGcttctttcttcttttcacTAAACTTTACTACTTTAATGGTTTATGGATGGTTACTGGTACCATGCAAAATAGCGATTGTACTCGTAGGCATGTTTGGCAATGGCATGATTGCTAGGAatctcttcattctctgCTATGGAATAAATGGAGCTCTTAAGGCCCTAATCTTGCAATCATGTACATATGTTATATCAAGACACTTTACAAACTCGGCATTTGCGGTACTATATTCTGGCTATCCGGGTGGATCTATTTTGATAGGAGTTGTACAGTATCTTCTGGAGCACGCAATAGAAGTGGAATCTATAGAGGACATGCGATTTTGCCTGGTATTATGTCATTTGGTACAAGCTGTTACAGCAACGGCAGCACTTGTCTGGATTACGTACCTTTACGCCAACTACCATGAAAAGACCCCaaatcacaaaaatgttgatCATGAACTTGGTACGAATCGTTGTGAACCCGTTTCACTGTTTTCAAAAGCAAAGAAGTTTTTAAAAGCTTTGAGCACTGTACACTACTTCTTTCCACGTTTCCTTCTGCAAGTTGAAGCGACTATCATCAGATACTTCTTTTATCCCTGtctcattccattcctCTTGGAAATTTCAGATAATGCGAAACTCATCATTACACTCGCATATAATTTTTGTGACTTTGTCGGTATgattgtctattctggTATAAATGAAAAAATCGATCCGTTGGCTCGAAGGTTATCACAGCCCCGCCTcttgtttgtatttttgagGGACGTTTATTTGCACATTATTGGACTTGTTTGCGTTGGAACTGCTTCCTTTGTCATATTGGCTAGTTGGATTAAAATTGATTTCATTGCTAAATCCCCTACTGTACTATTTTTCATAACTGTATTCATTTGTTTCGCAATCGGCAGCCTCTCGTCTAGGGCTGTCAATGGTTGTTTTCCATTGGTTGAATACTATAGTACACAAACAAAAGATGATGGAAGCAGAATTTTTGGTGACGAAATActaaaaatggataatATTATTAACGATGTAGTGGTATTTCTCGACTATAGTTCATGTGTTTTAGCGTCTTCCCTCTCAAATATGATTGAACAgataattttaaatcatAGGGGTATACAGATCACTACGTGA
- a CDS encoding hypothetical protein (encoded by transcript BEWA_027880A): protein MSYISLKQTHINLKFHKERQLIGLLTQKAQKNLKLGHYDRAKAFSSRSLWILKSRTFRNWDIARARNILAYAGALLKSEPINAPKTFSNDSFDALPDRRLVESEWIRFVSRVITCKDRIKIVSRPLGGPYLNLLQLDRTIESLICRYSACSINLLPKLLTIRALLTEDEEERCGFSIMALLMDVNAEFGTKVIDIAIRSLYNLGHENYKVLTIAKGLLDS, encoded by the exons ATGTCATATATATCGTTGAAACAAACCCATATCAATCTGAAATTCCACAAGGAGCGCCAACTCATCGGCCTTCTAACGCAAAAGGCCCAAAAAAACTTGAAATTGGGACACTATGACCGAGCAAAGGCGTTTTCCAGCAGGTCTCTATGGATTTTAAAGAGTCGAACATTCAGAAACTGGGATATCGCAAGGGCTAGGAATATTCTGGCATACGCTGGCGCCTTGCTCAAAAGTGAGCCCATAAATGCACCAAAAACCTTTTCAAACGATAGTTTTGATGCCTTACCTGATAGAAGACTAGTAGAATCTGAATGGATTCGATTTGTTAGCAGAGTAATAACCTGCAAAGACAGGATTAAGATTGTCTCCAGGCCACTGGGTGGGCCATATCTCAACCTTCTGCAGCTTGATCGCACAATAGAATCGTTAATTTGCCGATATTCGGCGTGTTCGATTAATTTACTCCCAAAGCTGTTGACAATAAGGGCGCTACTTAcggaagatgaagaagag AGGTGTGGATTTTCTATAATGGCACTTTTAATGGACGTTAACGCCGAGTTTGGGACGAAGGTCATTGATATTGCGATACGCTCTCTTTACAACCTTGGACACGAAAACTACAAGGTTTTGACCATAGCAAAGGGGTTACTTGATAGCTGA
- a CDS encoding hypothetical protein (encoded by transcript BEWA_027870A): MRVINTTTLKRVSSVVATIYYFTPFLIIFFFSVVQLLNVNESYLLKLIFGEICQNGTPNTLASIVCPIPPLRRVGELKSTNDSYTMPVIVATTKSTTGVTVKTDYATPTPLYTIVGMCSNHGSSNANHLSILNDVCDIVHGSINSSELKQKLDEANRDRHLNDDIIKWSHVSILMQKLPVSGKIWHIKWLMHMNKNKTLSKVLDAMLSVAVKSQENINHLKARTNLLYELDDPFLFAAQTAFPVFVDAELKIQQDSLKRLFAAFPEAFVAFVHARTLGFRKVNFLTFEPDTDRFTFLSVYLCTLQLLTTYVFPPIKVYNEVVDSDFLNTNRSVGTEFPSILQEFVNDSLSRVFLDKVILSVDSVGLMHDERELLFTIMEVGLQFANIFLLRNSPIKFMDGNVINRNVLIKRLRKGLILLGKFIASDTNTDGVLSFKEFINAGTKDHETILRREQDREPEQSSMRNVRIMRTREDLRDKVVEEFILSDINKDNYITLEEYMDVITSTGFHRLTIHV, encoded by the coding sequence ATGAGGGTAATTAACACTACAACTCTAAAGAGAGTATCCTCTGTGGTCGCCACAATCTACTATTTCACTCCTTTCTTGatcattttctttttttcAGTTGTTCAGTTATTAAATGTGAATGAGTCTTACCTTCTGAAGCTCATCTTTGGTGAAATTTGTCAAAATGGAACTCCAAACACACTTGCAAGCATAGTTTGTCCAATTCCGCCTCTGAGGAGGGTTGGCGAGCTCAAGAGTACAAATGACAGTTACACAATGCCAGTAATCGTGGCAACCACGAAATCTACCACCGGGGTCACGGTAAAAACTGACTATGCAACCCCTACACCCCTTTACACAATAGTAGGCATGTGCAGCAACCACGGGTCATCAAATGCAAATCACTTGAGCATTCTGAATGACGTTTGTGATATCGTTCATGGCTCCATAAACAGCAGTGAATTGAAGCAGAAATTGGACGAAGCAAACAGGGACCGTCATTTGAATGATGATATTATAAAATGGAGTCATGTCTCAATACTAATGCAGAAGCTACCTGTTTCAGGTAAAATATGGCATATAAAGTGGCTTATGCATATGAACAAGAACAAAACTCTCTCCAAAGTTTTGGACGCCATGCTCTCTGTAGCAGTGAAATCCCAAGAAAACATCAATCATCTCAAGGCTAGGACAAACCTGCTCTACGAATTAGATGATCCATTCCTATTTGCAGCTCAAACAGCCTTTCCGGTATTTGTAGATGCGGAGCTTAAAATTCAACAGGACTCCCTGAAAAGACTCTTTGCAGCTTTCCCAGAGGCCTTTGTTGCCTTTGTACATGCAAGGACCTTGGGATTCAGAAAGGTTAATTTTTTAACATTTGAACCGGATACGGATAGATTCACATTCCTCTCCGTGTATCTGTGCACTCTCCAATTGTTGACAACTTATGTCTTCCCACCAATCAAAGTTTATAATGAAGTCGTAGATTCAGATTTTCTGAATACAAACCGTTCCGTTGGAACGGAATTTCCCAGTATACTGcaagaatttgtaaatgaTAGTTTGTCGAGGGTATTTCTGGACAAGGTAATTTTATCTGTTGACAGCGTTGGCCTAATGCACGATGAAAGAGAACTGCTGTTCACGATAATGGAAGTTGGATTGCAGTTTGCAAATATATTCCTCTTGAGGAACTCACCAATCAAGTTTATGGACGGCAATGTGATAAACAGGAACGTTTTAATCAAAAGGCTCAGAAAGGGCTTGATCCTGCTTGGGAAGTTTATCGCTTCAGACACAAACACAGATGGTGTTTTGTCCTTTAAGGAGTTCATAAATGCAGGTACAAAGGATCATGAGACCATCCTGAGACGAGAACAAGATAGAGAACCCGAGCAATCTTCAATGCGAAATGTGAGAATTATGAGAACCAGAGAGGATCTAAGGGACAAGGTGGTTGAggaattcatcctctctGACATCAACAAGGATAACTACATCACATTGGAAGAATACATGGACGTTATAACCTCTACAGGATTCCATCGTCTGACCATCCACGTCTAG
- a CDS encoding hypothetical protein (encoded by transcript BEWA_027860A) translates to MENYQQGYQNMDPRANEMHHQIPNIKYEPNSQGLYNPYMMDHSKKIYNRPPKVSNSDIDALLKQNSNIINTLTKLSGATDPQFFRNCSTLQRNLVFLSRIADQPN, encoded by the exons ATGGAAAACTATCAACAAGGATACCAAAATATGGATCCAAGGGCTAACGAAATGCATCACCAAATACCAAACATCAAGTATGAACCAAATTCACAGGGACTATACAATCCATACATGATGGATCACAGTAAAAAGATTTATAATCGTCCTCCAAAGGTTTCGAATAGCGATATTGACGCACTACTGAAACAAAACTCGAATATCATCAACACACTGACCAAACTCTCCGGAGCAACAGACCCTCAATTTTTCAG AAACTGCTCTACACTTCAAAGGAATCTCGTCTTCCTCTCCAGAATAGCAGACCAACCTAACTAG
- a CDS encoding signal peptide-containing protein (encoded by transcript BEWA_027900A) has product MELLYALFILHAASVIAFRAHFNPSRDKFAVFAKNSYFDIKKRFQRRARRLKQIIPPTVRRLDRMEENAARYIQKDQKVRFGERLSQIPGDGGMIPGLKSTSNAPEAVVNYYKSYFFDKKKRIPCELDKNYDLFRENEWENIQRIIRDPQKTFGCFEGKEPVMNEPFYKPMEKFEPNEEYKRATFRKLVKKTVTVEIPEKLKRNQGYYGLVVESIFSKISKEEMDRLRLMEINMKMGNYKYDKNIYGTDDDDTLEELPTM; this is encoded by the coding sequence ATGGAATTGTTATATGCTCTGTTTATACTCCACGCAGCTAGTGTTATCGCATTCAGAGCTCACTTTAATCCAAGTAGAGACAAGTTTGCTGTCTTTGCAAAGAattcatattttgataTTAAGAAACGTTTTCAACGTCGTGCAAGGAGGTTGAAACAAATTATTCCTCCGACGGTCAGAAGGCTGGAtagaatggaagaaaacGCGGCAAGGTACATTCAAAAGGATCAGAAGGTTCGTTTTGGTGAAAGACTCTCCCAGATTCCTGGCGATGGAGGTATGATACCTGGACTTAAAAGTACTAGTAATGCTCCTGAAGCTGTAGTTAATTACTACAAGAGTTATTTTTTTGacaaaaagaagaggataCCCTGTGAACTTGATAAAAACTATGACCTCTTCAGGGAAAATGAATGGGAAAACATACAGCGAATTATTAGGGATCCACAAAAAACTTTTGGGTGCTTCGAGGGCAAGGAACCAGTTATGAACGAACCATTCTATAAGCCCATGGAGAAGTTTGAACCtaatgaagaatataaGCGGGCTACATTTAGAAAACTTGTCAAAAAAACTGTGACAGTTGAAATACCCGAAAAACTCAAGAGGAATCAAGGGTATTATGGATTAGTTGTGGAAAGTATTTTCAGTAAAATCAGcaaggaagaaatggaTAGACTGAGGCTGATGGAAATTAATATGAAAATGGGAAACTACAAGTACGATAAGAACATTTATGGAACCGATGATGACGACACTCTAGAAGAATTGCCTACCATGTAg